A single region of the Pseudomonas granadensis genome encodes:
- a CDS encoding coniferyl aldehyde dehydrogenase translates to MTADIAYLQTLQPALAELDRLFEAQRSACAANPMPPAAQRQQWLKALADLLSSERQALIAAISADFSHRSADETLLAELMPSLHGIHYASRHLKGWMKASRRKVGVAFQPASAKVVYQPLGVVGVIVPWNYPLYLAVGPLVGALAAGNRVMLKLSESTPSTGLLLKELLARIFPEDLVCVVLGEADIGVAFSRLRFDHLLFTGATSIGKHVMRAAAENLTPVTLELGGKSPAIVSQDVPLKDAAERIAFGKTLNAGQTCVAPDYVLVPEDRVGAFVEAYRQAVQGFYPTLADNPDYTAIINDRQLARLNSYVSDATSKGALLIPLFEQGQGRRMPHSVLLNVSDDMTVMQDEIFGPLLPIVPYRDLQQAFAYINQRPRPLALYYFGYDKREQQRVLHETHSGGVCLNDTLLHVAQDDMPFGGIGASGMGHYHGHEGFLTFSKAKGVLIKQRFNAARLIYPPYGKTVQKLIQKLFIR, encoded by the coding sequence ATGACTGCCGATATTGCCTATCTGCAAACGCTGCAGCCCGCGCTGGCCGAGCTGGATCGGTTGTTCGAGGCGCAACGTTCCGCCTGCGCCGCCAATCCGATGCCGCCTGCGGCGCAGCGCCAGCAATGGCTCAAGGCACTGGCGGATCTGCTCAGCAGCGAACGGCAGGCCTTGATCGCCGCCATCAGCGCGGATTTCAGTCATCGCAGCGCCGATGAAACCCTGCTCGCCGAACTGATGCCGAGCCTGCACGGCATTCATTACGCCAGCCGTCATCTCAAAGGCTGGATGAAAGCCTCGAGGCGCAAGGTCGGCGTGGCGTTTCAGCCGGCTTCGGCAAAAGTGGTCTATCAGCCGCTGGGCGTGGTCGGCGTGATCGTGCCGTGGAATTACCCGTTGTATCTGGCCGTCGGCCCGCTGGTCGGCGCGCTGGCGGCGGGCAATCGGGTGATGCTCAAACTCAGCGAGTCGACCCCGTCCACCGGGCTGCTGCTCAAGGAACTGCTGGCGCGAATTTTCCCCGAAGACCTGGTCTGCGTGGTGCTCGGCGAGGCCGATATCGGCGTGGCGTTTTCCCGCCTGCGCTTCGATCACTTGCTGTTCACCGGCGCCACCAGCATCGGCAAACATGTAATGCGCGCCGCGGCGGAAAACCTCACCCCGGTGACCCTCGAACTGGGCGGCAAATCCCCGGCCATCGTCTCGCAGGATGTGCCGCTCAAGGACGCCGCCGAGCGCATCGCCTTCGGCAAGACCCTGAACGCCGGGCAGACCTGCGTCGCCCCGGATTACGTGCTGGTGCCGGAAGATCGCGTCGGCGCTTTCGTCGAAGCCTACCGCCAGGCCGTGCAAGGTTTTTACCCGACGCTCGCCGACAATCCGGACTACACGGCGATCATCAACGACCGTCAGTTGGCGCGTCTCAACAGCTACGTCAGCGATGCGACCAGCAAGGGTGCGCTGCTGATTCCGCTGTTCGAACAGGGCCAGGGCCGACGCATGCCGCACAGCGTGCTGCTGAATGTCAGCGATGACATGACCGTGATGCAGGACGAAATCTTCGGCCCACTGCTGCCAATCGTGCCGTATCGGGATTTGCAGCAGGCATTTGCTTACATCAATCAGCGCCCACGTCCTCTGGCTCTTTACTACTTTGGCTACGACAAACGCGAACAGCAGCGCGTGCTGCATGAAACCCATTCCGGCGGCGTGTGCCTCAACGACACGCTGCTGCATGTCGCGCAGGACGACATGCCGTTCGGCGGCATCGGTGCGTCCGGCATGGGTCATTACCACGGTCACGAAGGTTTCCTGACGTTCAGCAAAGCCAAAGGCGTGCTGATCAAACAGCGTTTCAACGCCGCCAGGCTGATCTACCCGCCTTACGGCAAAACCGTGCAGAAACTGATTCAGAAACTGTTCATTCGCTAA
- a CDS encoding twin-arginine translocation pathway signal protein — protein MHPSLTETPALSRRGLLKFSLGATAFLATAGLGASLSGCSSSIAANGFVSLRDGDLLFLRALIPVMLDGAVAAEKLPTAVDGTLKSLDYSLDHVSPEMLKLTRQLFDVLGMAVTRGPLTGIWGSWENARPAAMRHFLERWENSSLSLLRMGHSSLQQMVMMAWYTRPESWGHCGYPGPPTV, from the coding sequence ATGCACCCAAGCCTGACTGAAACACCCGCGCTGTCGCGCCGTGGCCTGCTGAAATTCAGCCTCGGCGCCACGGCGTTCCTCGCCACCGCCGGTCTCGGCGCCAGCCTCAGTGGCTGCTCGTCGAGCATCGCGGCCAACGGTTTTGTCTCTCTGCGCGACGGCGATCTGCTGTTTCTGCGCGCGCTGATTCCGGTGATGCTCGACGGCGCCGTCGCGGCCGAGAAGCTGCCGACTGCGGTCGATGGCACGCTCAAGTCGCTGGACTACAGCCTCGATCACGTGTCGCCGGAAATGCTCAAGCTCACCCGACAACTGTTCGACGTGCTGGGCATGGCCGTCACGCGCGGGCCGCTCACCGGCATCTGGGGCAGTTGGGAAAACGCCAGACCTGCGGCCATGCGGCATTTCCTCGAGCGCTGGGAAAACAGCTCGTTGAGCCTGTTGCGCATGGGCCATAGCTCGCTGCAACAGATGGTGATGATGGCGTGGTACACGCGCCCGGAATCCTGGGGGCACTGCGGATATCCCGGCCCGCCCACGGTTTGA
- a CDS encoding GMC family oxidoreductase produces MPVPDPFREGLARGWKTYNGSQLTDDLTLEADVAIIGSGAGGGTTAEILSAAGYKVLLIEEGPLKTSSDFKLLEAQAYSSLYQEGIGRMSKDGAITILQGRAVGGTTLINWTSSFRTPDPTLEHWAREHNVKGHSPAEMAPWFEKMEQRLGVAPWLVPPNANNDVIRKGCEQLGYSWHVIPRNVRGCWNLGYCGMGCPANAKQSMLVTTIPATLEKGGELLYLARAEKLLISGDKVTGLQCVAMDERCVEPTGKRITVQARHYVLAGGGINSPALLLRSDAPDPHGNLGKRTFLHPVNMSAARFDEVINPFYGAPQSIYSDHFQWKDGITGPMAFKLEVPPLHPALAATLLGGFGAENAQHMADLPHTHAMLALLRDGFHPDSIGGSVELRGDGSPVLDYQVSPYAWDGLRRAFHVMAEIQFAGGAKSVMPMHADARYVKTLGEARSLIDGLSLELYRTRLGSAHVMGGCAMGEDAKSAVTDSLGRHHQLANLSIHDGSLFPTSIGANPQLSVYGLTAQLATSLADRLRNP; encoded by the coding sequence ATGCCCGTACCCGATCCTTTCCGCGAAGGCCTCGCCCGCGGCTGGAAAACCTACAACGGTTCGCAACTGACCGACGACCTGACCCTCGAAGCCGACGTAGCGATCATCGGCAGCGGCGCTGGCGGCGGTACCACTGCGGAAATCCTCAGCGCGGCCGGTTACAAAGTCCTGCTGATCGAAGAAGGCCCGCTGAAAACCAGCTCCGACTTCAAACTGCTTGAGGCCCAGGCCTACAGCAGCCTTTATCAGGAAGGCATCGGGCGCATGAGCAAGGACGGTGCGATCACCATCCTGCAGGGCCGCGCGGTCGGCGGCACGACGCTGATCAACTGGACTTCGAGCTTTCGCACACCCGATCCGACCCTCGAACACTGGGCCAGGGAACACAACGTCAAAGGCCACAGCCCGGCCGAAATGGCACCGTGGTTCGAAAAAATGGAGCAACGCCTCGGTGTTGCGCCATGGTTAGTGCCGCCGAACGCCAATAACGACGTGATCCGCAAAGGCTGCGAACAGCTCGGCTACAGCTGGCATGTGATCCCGCGCAACGTGCGCGGCTGCTGGAATCTCGGCTATTGCGGCATGGGCTGCCCCGCCAACGCCAAGCAATCGATGCTGGTCACGACCATTCCAGCGACGCTGGAAAAGGGTGGCGAGTTGCTGTATCTGGCGCGCGCCGAGAAACTGCTGATCAGCGGCGACAAGGTAACCGGCTTGCAATGCGTGGCCATGGACGAGCGCTGCGTCGAGCCGACCGGTAAACGCATCACCGTCCAGGCGCGGCATTACGTGCTCGCCGGCGGCGGCATCAACAGCCCGGCGCTGCTGCTGCGTTCGGACGCGCCGGATCCGCATGGAAATCTCGGCAAACGTACGTTCCTGCACCCGGTAAACATGTCCGCCGCGCGCTTCGATGAGGTCATCAACCCGTTCTACGGCGCGCCACAGTCGATCTACTCCGACCATTTCCAGTGGAAGGACGGCATCACCGGACCGATGGCCTTCAAACTCGAAGTGCCGCCACTGCACCCGGCGCTCGCGGCGACGTTGCTCGGCGGCTTCGGTGCTGAAAATGCGCAGCACATGGCCGACCTGCCGCACACCCACGCCATGCTCGCCTTGCTGCGTGACGGCTTTCACCCGGACAGCATTGGCGGCTCGGTCGAGCTGCGCGGCGACGGTTCGCCGGTGCTCGACTATCAAGTTTCGCCCTACGCCTGGGACGGTTTGCGCCGGGCCTTTCACGTCATGGCTGAAATCCAGTTCGCCGGTGGTGCGAAGTCGGTGATGCCGATGCACGCCGACGCCCGCTACGTGAAAACCCTGGGCGAAGCGCGCAGCCTGATCGACGGCCTGAGCCTTGAGCTGTATCGCACGCGCCTGGGCAGCGCCCATGTGATGGGCGGCTGCGCCATGGGTGAGGATGCCAAAAGCGCGGTGACCGACAGCCTCGGGCGCCATCATCAATTGGCCAACCTGTCGATCCATGACGGCTCGCTGTTCCCCACCAGCATTGGCGCCAACCCGCAATTGTCGGTGTATGGCCTGACTGCGCAACTGGCGACGTCCCTCGCCGATCGGCTGAGAAACCCATGA
- the coaD gene encoding pantetheine-phosphate adenylyltransferase, which produces MNRVLYPGTFDPITKGHGDLVERASRLFDHVIIAVAASPKKNPLFPLEQRVELAREVTRHLPNVEVVGFSTLLAHFAKEQNANVFLRGLRAVSDFEYEFQLANMNRQLAPDVESLFLTPSERYSFISSTLVREIAALGGDISKFVHPAVADALTLRFKK; this is translated from the coding sequence ATGAACCGAGTGTTGTACCCAGGTACCTTCGACCCTATTACCAAGGGCCATGGCGATCTGGTCGAACGCGCCTCGCGCCTGTTCGACCATGTGATCATTGCCGTCGCCGCCAGCCCGAAAAAGAACCCGCTGTTCCCGCTGGAACAACGCGTGGAACTGGCGCGCGAAGTCACCCGGCACTTGCCGAACGTGGAAGTGGTCGGCTTTTCGACGCTGCTGGCGCATTTCGCCAAAGAGCAGAACGCCAATGTGTTCCTGCGTGGTTTGCGCGCGGTGTCGGACTTCGAATACGAATTTCAGCTGGCCAACATGAACCGTCAGCTGGCGCCGGATGTGGAGAGCCTGTTTCTCACGCCGTCGGAACGTTATTCGTTCATTTCCTCGACGCTGGTGCGCGAAATTGCCGCGCTGGGCGGCGATATCAGCAAGTTCGTCCACCCGGCCGTGGCCGACGCGCTGACCCTGCGCTTCAAAAAGTAA
- a CDS encoding YfhL family 4Fe-4S dicluster ferredoxin: MSLIITDDCINCDVCEPECPNAAISQGEEIYVIDPNLCTQCVGHYDEPQCQQVCPVDCIPLDEAHPETEEQLMEKYRKITGKA; encoded by the coding sequence ATGTCCCTGATCATCACCGACGATTGCATCAACTGCGACGTCTGCGAACCCGAGTGCCCGAACGCCGCCATTTCCCAGGGCGAAGAGATCTACGTGATCGACCCCAACCTGTGCACCCAGTGCGTCGGCCACTACGACGAACCGCAGTGTCAGCAGGTCTGCCCGGTGGATTGCATTCCGCTGGACGAAGCGCATCCTGAGACTGAAGAGCAGTTGATGGAGAAGTACCGCAAGATCACGGGCAAGGCCTGA
- a CDS encoding multidrug transporter translates to MKCPQVLFVTLLLCSSLVARASESGSGDPRYTIQNPPAYAMLGDLLIARPLLVVATVIGAGAFVVSLPFTALGGGVGDAGQALVVDPAKAAFVRCLGCTGEGFEQRE, encoded by the coding sequence ATGAAATGCCCGCAAGTCCTCTTCGTCACACTGCTGTTGTGTTCCAGTCTGGTCGCCCGGGCCTCGGAAAGCGGCAGCGGTGATCCGCGCTACACCATCCAGAACCCACCGGCCTACGCCATGCTCGGCGACCTGCTGATCGCCCGGCCGTTATTGGTCGTGGCGACGGTGATTGGTGCCGGCGCGTTTGTCGTGTCGTTGCCGTTCACCGCGCTGGGTGGCGGGGTCGGCGATGCGGGGCAGGCGCTGGTGGTGGACCCGGCGAAGGCGGCGTTTGTGCGCTGTCTGGGGTGTACGGGGGAGGGGTTTGAGCAGCGCGAGTGA
- the mutM gene encoding bifunctional DNA-formamidopyrimidine glycosylase/DNA-(apurinic or apyrimidinic site) lyase, whose amino-acid sequence MPELPEVETTRRGIAPHLEGQRVSRVIVRDRRLRWPIPEDLDVRLSGQRIVLVERRAKYLLINAEVGTLISHLGMSGNLRLVEAGLPALKHEHVDIELESGLALRYTDPRRFGAMLWSSDPLNHELLIRLGPEPLTDLFDGERLFQLSRGRAMAVKPFIMDNAVVVGVGNIYATEALFAAGIDPRRAAGGISRGRYLKLAIEIKRILAAAIERGGTTLRDFIGGDGQPGYFQQELFVYGRGGEHCKVCGTGLREVKLGQRASVFCPRCQT is encoded by the coding sequence ATGCCTGAACTGCCGGAAGTCGAAACCACCCGCCGCGGCATTGCCCCGCATCTGGAAGGCCAGCGCGTCAGCCGGGTGATCGTGCGTGACCGGCGGTTGCGCTGGCCGATCCCCGAAGACCTCGATGTGCGCCTGTCGGGGCAGCGCATCGTGCTGGTCGAGCGCCGCGCCAAATACCTGCTGATCAATGCCGAGGTCGGCACGCTGATCAGCCATCTGGGCATGTCGGGCAATCTGCGCCTGGTCGAAGCCGGGTTGCCGGCGCTCAAGCACGAGCACGTCGACATCGAACTGGAGTCGGGACTGGCGCTGCGCTACACCGATCCACGGCGTTTCGGTGCGATGTTGTGGAGCAGCGATCCGCTCAATCATGAATTGCTGATTCGCCTGGGGCCGGAGCCGTTGACCGATCTGTTCGATGGCGAGCGGTTGTTTCAGCTGTCACGCGGGCGCGCGATGGCGGTCAAGCCGTTCATCATGGACAACGCGGTGGTGGTCGGGGTCGGCAACATCTATGCGACCGAAGCGCTGTTCGCCGCCGGCATCGACCCGCGCCGAGCGGCCGGGGGAATTTCCCGAGGGCGCTATCTGAAGCTGGCGATCGAGATCAAACGCATCCTCGCCGCAGCGATCGAGCGCGGCGGCACTACGTTGCGTGACTTCATCGGTGGCGACGGGCAGCCGGGGTATTTCCAGCAGGAGCTGTTTGTTTACGGGCGAGGCGGTGAACACTGCAAGGTCTGCGGCACTGGCCTGCGCGAGGTCAAGCTCGGGCAGCGCGCCAGCGTGTTCTGCCCGCGCTGCCAGACCTGA
- a CDS encoding HDOD domain-containing protein, which translates to MPAQPQIMVDLQMEQYMPDPDLEVIAKLISQDPGLSGALLKIVNSPYYGLSNKITSIQRAVNLLGSRSIINLINAQSIKGEMNDDTIVTLNRFWDTAQDVAMTCLTLAKRIGTQAGDEAYALGLFHDCGVPLMLQRFPDYMTVLEEAYASASPECRVVDTENRVFNTNHAVVGYYTAKSWRLPEHVSAAIANHHNALAIFSDESSKNSQLKNLLAILKMAENICASYRVLGNQTEDFEWNAVGPLVLDYVGLSDYDFETLKQTIRDLGAH; encoded by the coding sequence GTGCCGGCGCAACCGCAGATCATGGTGGATCTGCAAATGGAGCAGTACATGCCCGACCCGGATCTGGAGGTGATCGCCAAGCTCATCTCCCAGGACCCGGGCCTGTCCGGCGCGCTGCTGAAGATCGTCAACTCTCCTTATTACGGCCTGAGCAACAAGATCACTTCGATCCAGCGCGCGGTGAACCTGCTGGGCAGCCGTTCGATCATCAACCTGATCAACGCGCAGTCGATCAAGGGTGAAATGAACGACGACACCATCGTCACCCTCAACCGCTTCTGGGACACCGCCCAGGACGTGGCGATGACCTGCCTGACCCTGGCCAAGCGCATCGGCACCCAGGCCGGCGACGAAGCCTATGCTTTGGGGCTGTTCCACGATTGCGGCGTGCCATTGATGCTGCAGCGCTTCCCCGATTACATGACCGTACTGGAAGAGGCCTACGCCAGCGCCAGCCCGGAATGCCGGGTGGTCGACACGGAAAACCGCGTGTTCAACACCAACCATGCCGTGGTTGGTTACTACACCGCGAAATCCTGGCGGTTGCCGGAGCATGTCAGCGCGGCCATCGCCAATCACCACAACGCTTTGGCGATTTTCAGCGACGAGTCGTCGAAGAACAGTCAGCTGAAGAATCTCCTGGCGATTCTGAAAATGGCCGAAAACATCTGCGCGTCGTATCGGGTGCTGGGCAACCAGACCGAAGACTTCGAGTGGAACGCCGTCGGCCCGCTGGTGCTCGATTACGTAGGCCTGTCGGACTACGACTTCGAAACCCTCAAGCAAACGATCCGCGACCTCGGCGCGCATTGA
- a CDS encoding type 1 glutamine amidotransferase domain-containing protein, with the protein MATSLNGKRVAILVTDGFEQVEMTGPKDALEQAGVQVDILSTEAGTVKGWNHDQPADDFTVTNTFQAVGIDQYDAVLLPGGVQNSDTIRIDQDAQHLVKTAASAGKPIAVICHGSWLLISAGLVNGKTMTSYKTVKDDLINAGANWVDQEVVKDGNLISSRQPDDVPAFSQALIDALAA; encoded by the coding sequence ATGGCAACTTCCCTCAATGGCAAACGCGTCGCTATTTTGGTCACCGATGGTTTCGAACAGGTTGAAATGACCGGCCCCAAAGATGCTTTGGAGCAGGCTGGCGTGCAGGTCGATATCCTTTCCACCGAGGCCGGAACGGTCAAAGGCTGGAACCATGACCAACCGGCGGACGACTTTACCGTCACCAACACCTTCCAGGCCGTGGGTATCGATCAATACGATGCCGTGCTGCTGCCGGGCGGTGTGCAGAACTCCGACACCATCCGTATCGACCAGGATGCCCAGCATCTGGTCAAGACCGCCGCCTCGGCCGGCAAGCCGATTGCCGTGATCTGCCATGGCAGCTGGCTGCTGATCTCCGCCGGACTGGTCAATGGCAAGACCATGACGAGCTATAAAACCGTCAAGGACGATCTGATCAACGCCGGTGCCAACTGGGTCGATCAGGAAGTGGTCAAGGACGGCAACCTGATCAGCAGCCGCCAGCCAGACGATGTGCCGGCATTCAGTCAGGCTCTGATTGACGCACTGGCGGCGTAA
- a CDS encoding class I SAM-dependent rRNA methyltransferase: MSLPSLRLKANADRRLRAGHLWVYSNEIDVAATPLHGFNAGDQAILEAAGGKPLGIVAMSPNNLICARLLSRDIKVALDKSLLVHRLNVALSLRERLFDKPFYRLVYGDSDLLPGLVVDRFGDILVVQIASATMEAHKDDVIAALTQVLKPSGILFKNDSAARDAEGLNRYVETVFGLVPEWVALEENGVKFEAPVIQGQKTGWFYDHRMNRARLAPYAKGKRVLDLYSYIGGWGVQAAAFGASEVFCVDASAFALDGVERNAALNGFADKMTCIEGDVFEALKELKASEERFDVIVADPPAFIKRKKDMKNGEGAYRRLNEQAMRLLNKDGILVSASCSMHLPEDDLQNILLTSARHLDRNIQLLERGGQGPDHPVHPAIVETRYIKSITCRLLPNS; the protein is encoded by the coding sequence ATGTCCCTGCCTAGCCTGCGCCTCAAAGCCAACGCCGACCGTCGCCTGCGCGCCGGTCACCTGTGGGTCTACAGCAACGAAATCGATGTAGCCGCGACCCCGCTGCACGGATTCAATGCTGGCGATCAGGCCATCCTCGAAGCTGCGGGTGGCAAGCCGCTGGGCATCGTCGCGATGAGCCCGAACAACCTGATCTGTGCCCGCCTGCTGTCGCGCGACATCAAAGTTGCGCTGGACAAATCCTTGCTGGTGCACCGTTTGAACGTGGCGCTGTCGCTGCGCGAGCGCCTGTTCGACAAGCCGTTCTATCGCCTGGTCTACGGCGATTCCGACCTGCTGCCGGGCCTGGTAGTCGACCGTTTCGGCGACATTCTGGTGGTGCAGATCGCTTCGGCAACCATGGAAGCGCACAAGGACGACGTGATCGCCGCTCTGACCCAAGTGCTCAAGCCAAGCGGCATTCTGTTCAAGAACGACTCCGCCGCCCGTGATGCCGAAGGCCTCAACCGCTACGTCGAGACCGTGTTCGGTCTGGTGCCGGAATGGGTTGCACTGGAAGAAAACGGCGTGAAATTCGAAGCGCCGGTGATTCAGGGGCAGAAAACCGGCTGGTTCTACGACCACCGCATGAACCGCGCCCGCCTCGCCCCTTACGCCAAAGGCAAACGCGTCCTCGACCTCTACAGCTACATCGGTGGCTGGGGTGTGCAAGCGGCAGCCTTCGGCGCCAGTGAAGTGTTCTGCGTCGACGCTTCGGCATTCGCGCTGGACGGCGTTGAGCGTAACGCGGCGCTGAACGGTTTCGCCGACAAGATGACCTGCATCGAAGGCGATGTTTTCGAAGCCCTGAAAGAGCTGAAAGCCAGCGAAGAGCGTTTCGACGTGATCGTGGCCGACCCGCCCGCCTTCATCAAGCGCAAGAAAGACATGAAAAACGGCGAAGGCGCCTACCGCCGCCTGAACGAGCAAGCCATGCGCCTGCTCAACAAGGACGGCATCCTGGTCAGCGCGTCGTGCTCGATGCACCTGCCCGAGGACGACCTGCAGAACATCCTGCTGACCAGCGCCCGTCACCTGGATCGCAACATTCAGTTGCTGGAGCGTGGCGGTCAGGGTCCGGACCACCCGGTACACCCGGCCATCGTCGAAACTCGCTACATCAAGAGCATTACCTGCCGCTTGCTGCCCAATAGCTGA
- a CDS encoding SagB family peptide dehydrogenase, protein MHINPYLFILPRPCGQVIWNYKDHTQHELDLDHTIRLAHLIDNPELFDPQNIIDRELLNAGILTVSKLDNLSWGWDELSKIYHIGTQNIPCEHTPQNIQEWASHYLAHCNEVLAAPPPATDRPGCEAERRIALPRPRALKDESLTHALLQRKTCRTYTGAAVTLDDLGTLLYLSFGYLEEREHDRDDSIAHGLGARRSSPSAGGLNACEAFLLVRYVDGLEPGVYSYHPAEHSLSPVNPLPESVLGQLLAGQHFINNLPLGVFITARFDRLWWKYEHSRAYRMAFVEAGHLSQTFQLVATALGLNTWLTGAFADRQVEALLSLEGSAEQPLFFVGCGQSDGQAMCDEMHELLSEGCA, encoded by the coding sequence ATGCATATCAATCCCTATCTTTTCATATTGCCGCGCCCATGCGGACAAGTCATATGGAACTATAAAGACCATACCCAACATGAACTTGACCTCGACCATACAATTCGTCTGGCGCACTTGATCGACAACCCTGAACTCTTCGACCCGCAAAACATCATAGACAGAGAACTATTAAACGCAGGCATACTAACTGTTTCAAAACTCGACAACTTATCCTGGGGCTGGGACGAATTGTCGAAGATTTATCATATCGGCACACAAAATATTCCGTGTGAACATACGCCTCAGAATATCCAGGAGTGGGCCAGTCACTATCTGGCGCATTGCAATGAAGTGCTCGCCGCACCGCCACCGGCGACTGATCGTCCGGGATGCGAGGCAGAGCGACGCATTGCCTTGCCCCGGCCTCGCGCCTTGAAAGACGAGAGCCTGACGCACGCCCTGCTGCAGCGCAAAACCTGTCGGACCTACACAGGCGCAGCGGTCACGCTGGATGATCTCGGTACGCTGCTTTATCTATCTTTCGGTTATCTCGAAGAACGCGAGCATGACCGCGACGACAGCATCGCCCACGGACTCGGCGCCCGTCGAAGCAGCCCTTCCGCTGGCGGGCTGAATGCCTGCGAAGCCTTTCTGCTGGTGCGGTACGTCGATGGCCTGGAGCCAGGCGTCTACAGCTACCATCCAGCCGAACACTCACTGAGCCCGGTCAATCCCTTGCCAGAATCCGTGCTGGGCCAGTTGCTCGCTGGCCAGCATTTCATCAACAACCTGCCGCTTGGCGTGTTCATCACTGCTCGTTTCGACCGGCTCTGGTGGAAATATGAGCATTCACGGGCCTACCGCATGGCCTTCGTCGAAGCCGGCCACCTGTCGCAAACTTTCCAGTTGGTCGCCACGGCGCTCGGCCTCAATACCTGGCTGACCGGTGCGTTTGCCGATCGGCAGGTCGAAGCCCTGCTGTCACTTGAGGGCAGCGCCGAACAACCGCTTTTCTTCGTCGGGTGTGGGCAAAGCGACGGCCAGGCGATGTGCGACGAGATGCACGAACTGTTGAGCGAGGGCTGCGCATGA
- a CDS encoding diiron oxygenase — protein sequence MSLTTAEPDEAPVSWALKFTLKDWESRASVRSSTHDYLLPDDVALQLQTRHWFPPAFIPYLAHPAIQAAGREVQQRLSANHLVHFLDYTTLLEHRIVNRAVEVIVHRELPVFVPLAMKHAALQLYTDEGYHALFSNRLAEQIAGLYDISGRPALPKRIARLNALIARTPEKHRPLAWFLLGFVSETIIARELLDVCRDSLVSCVSDMLRDHLTDEARHSRYFAEVFHYLWLSMLSRQRTFVSRTLLEIIGIFFEADERWLQQSLRGAGIAEADVMEIVSGMATVQANRTRARSGAVATLDALDKAGFFALAHNRTLFARAGLIDG from the coding sequence ATGAGCCTGACGACTGCCGAGCCGGATGAAGCGCCTGTGTCATGGGCACTGAAGTTCACCCTCAAGGATTGGGAAAGCCGCGCCTCGGTGCGCAGCAGCACCCATGACTACCTGTTACCGGACGACGTGGCCCTGCAACTGCAAACCCGTCACTGGTTTCCTCCGGCCTTCATTCCCTATCTGGCGCACCCCGCGATCCAGGCGGCGGGGCGCGAAGTGCAGCAGCGATTGTCCGCCAACCACCTGGTGCACTTTCTCGATTACACCACCCTGCTCGAACACCGCATCGTCAATCGCGCCGTAGAAGTGATCGTGCACCGTGAGCTGCCGGTTTTCGTGCCGCTGGCGATGAAGCACGCGGCGTTGCAGCTCTACACCGACGAGGGCTACCACGCGTTGTTCTCCAATCGGCTGGCTGAGCAGATCGCCGGCCTCTATGACATCAGCGGACGTCCGGCACTGCCGAAGCGTATTGCACGCCTCAACGCCTTGATCGCCCGCACCCCGGAAAAGCACCGACCACTGGCATGGTTTCTGCTCGGTTTCGTCTCGGAAACCATCATCGCCCGCGAGCTGCTGGACGTTTGTCGCGACAGCCTGGTGTCCTGCGTAAGCGACATGCTGCGCGACCATCTGACCGATGAGGCCCGCCACAGTCGTTATTTCGCCGAAGTGTTCCATTACCTGTGGCTGTCGATGCTCAGCCGTCAGCGCACGTTCGTGAGCAGAACCCTGCTGGAAATCATCGGGATTTTTTTCGAGGCCGACGAACGCTGGCTGCAGCAGAGCCTGCGTGGCGCCGGCATTGCCGAGGCGGACGTGATGGAAATCGTCAGCGGCATGGCCACGGTGCAAGCCAATCGTACTCGAGCGCGATCAGGTGCCGTCGCCACACTGGATGCACTGGACAAGGCCGGTTTTTTTGCACTGGCCCACAACCGGACACTTTTCGCCAGGGCAGGACTGATCGATGGATAA